The Dasypus novemcinctus isolate mDasNov1 chromosome 2, mDasNov1.1.hap2, whole genome shotgun sequence genome includes a region encoding these proteins:
- the BASP1 gene encoding brain acid soluble protein 1 isoform X2: MMSAPSLRTVMQNSKMGGKLSKKKKGYNVNDEKAKDKDKKAEGTGTEEEGTPKENETQDAAETTAVKESEEKPEKDAQDAATKTEEKEGDKDTAAAKEEAPKAEPEKVEGAAEAKPEPPKDTEQEPVAASAPAAGGDAPTASEAGADATVETTAPTKADDKSKEEGEPKKTEAPAAPAAQETKSDGAPASDSKPGSAEAAPASKETPAATEAPSSTPKAQAPAAPADEVKPPEAPAANLDQTVAVKE, translated from the coding sequence AACTCCAAGATGGGAGGCAAGCTGAGCAAGAAGAAGAAGGGTTACAACGTGAATGACGAGAAAGCCAAGGACAAAGACAAGAAGGCCGAAGGCACAGGGACGGAAGAGGAGGGGACCCCGAAGGAGAATGAGACCCAGGACGCGGCGGAGACCACGGCGGTGAAGGAGAGCGAGGAGAAGCCCGAGAAGGACGCCCAGGACGCCGCCACCAAGACTGAAGAAAAGGAAGGGGACAAAGACACAGCGGCGGCCAAGGAAGAAGCTCCAAAGGCAGAGCCGGAGAAGGTGGAGGGAGCAGCCGAGGCCAAGCCCGAACCCCCGAAGGATACAGAGCAAGAGCCGGTGGCGGCCTCCGCGCCTGCCGCGGGCGGCGATGCCCCGACAGCCTCGGAGGCGGGCGCCGACGCCACGGTGGAAACCACAGCGCCCACCAAAGCGGATGACAAGAGCAAGGAGGAAGGGGAACCCAAAAAGACTGAGGCTCCCGCAGCTCCGGCCGCCCAGGAGACGAAAAGCGACGGGGCCCCAGCTTCAGACTCAAAACCCGGCAGCGCTGAGGCTGCCCCAGCTTCCAAGGAGACCCCAGCAGCCACGGAAGCACCTAGTTCTACACCTAAGGCCCaggcccctgcagccccagcGGATGAGGTTAAACCTCCTGAGGCCCCAGCAGCTAATTTGGATCAAACCGTAGCAGTGAAAGAGTAA
- the BASP1 gene encoding brain acid soluble protein 1 isoform X3 translates to MGGKLSKKKKGYNVNDEKAKDKDKKAEGTGTEEEGTPKENETQDAAETTAVKESEEKPEKDAQDAATKTEEKEGDKDTAAAKEEAPKAEPEKVEGAAEAKPEPPKDTEQEPVAASAPAAGGDAPTASEAGADATVETTAPTKADDKSKEEGEPKKTEAPAAPAAQETKSDGAPASDSKPGSAEAAPASKETPAATEAPSSTPKAQAPAAPADEVKPPEAPAANLDQTVAVKE, encoded by the coding sequence ATGGGAGGCAAGCTGAGCAAGAAGAAGAAGGGTTACAACGTGAATGACGAGAAAGCCAAGGACAAAGACAAGAAGGCCGAAGGCACAGGGACGGAAGAGGAGGGGACCCCGAAGGAGAATGAGACCCAGGACGCGGCGGAGACCACGGCGGTGAAGGAGAGCGAGGAGAAGCCCGAGAAGGACGCCCAGGACGCCGCCACCAAGACTGAAGAAAAGGAAGGGGACAAAGACACAGCGGCGGCCAAGGAAGAAGCTCCAAAGGCAGAGCCGGAGAAGGTGGAGGGAGCAGCCGAGGCCAAGCCCGAACCCCCGAAGGATACAGAGCAAGAGCCGGTGGCGGCCTCCGCGCCTGCCGCGGGCGGCGATGCCCCGACAGCCTCGGAGGCGGGCGCCGACGCCACGGTGGAAACCACAGCGCCCACCAAAGCGGATGACAAGAGCAAGGAGGAAGGGGAACCCAAAAAGACTGAGGCTCCCGCAGCTCCGGCCGCCCAGGAGACGAAAAGCGACGGGGCCCCAGCTTCAGACTCAAAACCCGGCAGCGCTGAGGCTGCCCCAGCTTCCAAGGAGACCCCAGCAGCCACGGAAGCACCTAGTTCTACACCTAAGGCCCaggcccctgcagccccagcGGATGAGGTTAAACCTCCTGAGGCCCCAGCAGCTAATTTGGATCAAACCGTAGCAGTGAAAGAGTAA